Proteins encoded by one window of Cylindrospermum stagnale PCC 7417:
- a CDS encoding N-acetylmuramoyl-L-alanine amidase: MKNFLVLSLFSFLITSSVALSQSSLLIVFPPPNYQTSTEKIFFIGTAPPDGQVIINGKPINRSKAGHFSPSFPLQLGENRFTVRHQNQEVQLQVTRLNTQPELPQELGFAKNSLTPTADIARLPGELICFSAIAPPKASVSVKLANQIIALAPQPPQAQLPNNFAALTGRNQPTAQSSAGKYEGCTTLQKPDPDAFSLIIGNNIISGAFAPDTSKEVDLGQPQFHLTLNGKTITQTGSGKVKILSPEKLIVAEVTSDSGVARTGPSTDHSRLTPLPQGTRATVSGKEGEWLRLDYGAWINNKETRILPGAVPPQTVIRSVGYRLNPGITEILFPLQVPVPVRVEQGDRTFTLTLYNTTAQTDTIRLDDNPLISRLDWQQVAPGQVKYTLNLKNSQQWGYKLRYDGTTLVLALRHPPAMGHKRRKPLAGIKILLDPGHGGKEPGASGPTGYLEKDVNLTISKLLRDDLVKQGATVVMTREEDKDVSLVERQAIISQAEPAIALSIHHNSLPDDGDAENTKGFGSFWYNPQAHNLAIFLHNYVVKDLGKPDYGVFWNNLALTRPTAAPSVLLELGFMSNPDEFEQVINPQEQKKMAKTLAEGITEWFKSVK; this comes from the coding sequence GTGAAAAATTTTTTAGTATTATCATTATTCAGCTTTCTGATCACCTCCTCGGTTGCATTGTCACAATCATCTCTTTTAATAGTTTTTCCTCCGCCAAACTACCAAACCAGTACGGAAAAAATATTTTTTATTGGCACAGCACCACCAGATGGACAAGTTATCATCAATGGTAAGCCAATTAACCGCAGCAAAGCTGGTCATTTTTCCCCAAGTTTCCCCTTGCAGTTGGGAGAGAATCGCTTTACAGTGCGCCATCAAAATCAAGAAGTTCAGCTTCAGGTGACAAGGCTTAACACTCAGCCGGAACTGCCACAGGAGTTAGGCTTCGCGAAGAATTCTCTGACTCCAACCGCCGATATTGCCAGACTACCAGGGGAATTAATTTGTTTTAGCGCTATTGCACCCCCTAAAGCCAGTGTCTCTGTTAAACTGGCTAATCAAATTATTGCCCTTGCACCCCAACCACCACAGGCACAACTGCCAAATAATTTCGCTGCCCTTACGGGGCGAAATCAGCCTACTGCCCAGTCTAGCGCAGGAAAGTATGAGGGTTGCACTACCCTTCAAAAACCTGATCCTGATGCCTTCAGCCTAATTATCGGTAACAACATTATCTCCGGTGCTTTTGCCCCAGATACCAGCAAAGAAGTAGATTTGGGACAACCTCAGTTTCATCTGACACTCAATGGCAAAACTATCACTCAAACAGGTTCTGGTAAAGTTAAAATCCTTTCACCTGAGAAGTTGATAGTTGCTGAGGTGACTTCAGACTCAGGCGTTGCTCGCACTGGACCAAGTACCGATCATTCTCGACTCACACCCCTACCTCAGGGAACAAGGGCAACAGTGTCAGGGAAAGAAGGTGAATGGTTGCGCCTAGATTATGGCGCTTGGATTAACAACAAAGAAACCCGCATTCTCCCTGGTGCGGTGCCACCACAAACCGTAATTCGCAGTGTTGGATATCGTTTGAACCCTGGTATAACAGAAATACTTTTCCCCCTACAAGTTCCCGTGCCCGTGAGAGTAGAACAAGGCGATCGCACTTTCACTCTCACTCTCTACAATACCACTGCCCAAACAGATACTATTCGCCTAGATGATAACCCCCTAATTTCTCGTCTAGATTGGCAGCAGGTGGCTCCAGGACAAGTAAAATACACCCTTAATCTCAAAAATTCTCAACAGTGGGGATATAAGCTGCGGTACGACGGTACAACCCTGGTGTTAGCTTTGCGTCATCCGCCTGCTATGGGGCACAAAAGACGCAAGCCTTTAGCTGGTATTAAAATTTTACTTGATCCAGGACATGGCGGTAAAGAACCTGGTGCTAGTGGCCCAACTGGGTATTTAGAAAAAGATGTCAATTTAACTATTTCTAAGTTACTGCGTGACGACTTGGTGAAACAAGGGGCGACGGTGGTAATGACGCGGGAGGAGGATAAAGATGTGTCGCTGGTAGAACGGCAGGCAATAATTAGTCAAGCAGAACCTGCGATCGCACTTTCTATTCACCACAACTCCCTACCCGATGATGGTGATGCCGAAAATACCAAGGGATTTGGCAGTTTTTGGTACAACCCCCAAGCCCACAACCTAGCAATATTTTTGCATAACTATGTAGTCAAAGACTTAGGCAAACCTGACTACGGTGTGTTTTGGAATAACTTAGCCCTCACTCGTCCCACCGCTGCACCATCGGTATTGCTGGAATTGGGTTTTATGAGTAATCCTGATGAATTTGAGCAGGTGATCAACCCCCAGGAACAGAAGAAAATGGCAAAGACTCTCGCTGAGGGTATTACTGAGTGGTTTAAGAGTGTTAAATAA